A region from the Pochonia chlamydosporia 170 chromosome Unknown PCv3seq00013, whole genome shotgun sequence genome encodes:
- a CDS encoding glycoside hydrolase family 27 (similar to Trichoderma reesei QM6a XP_006964236.1) codes for MPSTISTTLSGIALAIFSSRVLAQTNCGGGIYTPGTQNFTRQCYDDIRTCVRNFEADASLVDCNDGKGNVFMQQRANLQGAVASQNNDAGIAFQDIIDLCILSGQTTGTWGYSDNQWYWIAVENACFTTNTSRTDVISTHAAPYCIQNRDSSLPDCYPEPKPTNGGLKVLKTARTANGFRTSARGWNTYGIQALKNGSEVVPSFAGQSGLDYTQAFVKTQCNVLSQHEFRSAGYDLCSLDSGWQAFNLVDEHGRIIYNSTRFNLPELGSWLHKRGLKLGVYTTPGVPCIAENKTILGTKIKVGSVWNGNNDQIFCDWDFDKDGVQQWHDSVVQQWASWGVDMIKLDFVTPGSPQNGANLVCDSSGAVKAYQNAIKKSGKQIRLDISWKLCRNETWLAVWSGLAESMRTDQDLDNYGFNTFMSWQVGQRAINNYRQYIGLQAERKVPITIYPDMDNLFAANPEHLTGVNDSIRTTVMNHWLGAAANLVLGSDLTQIDRLGRKLITSPQSIAASKFFSQYPMQPRNPGTGSNSAQQLQAWIGGPSETGKEAYVLIVNYGPDQGYGGFETQIFGRQKVTVTLEDLGIQGSIWAFTDVWGGNSTRVSNSYSTWLTEGASELLRVTRIR; via the coding sequence ATGCCTTCTACAATTTCTACGACATTAAGTGGCATTGCTCTGGCCATATTTTCGTCCAGAGTGCTCGCCCAAACCAATTGCGGTGGTGGCATCTACACACCGGGAACGCAAAACTTTACACGGCAGTGTTATGATGATATCCGGACATGCGTTCGCAATTTCGAGGCAGATGCCAGCCTGGTGGACTGCAATGACGGCAAGGGCAACGTCTTTATGCAACAGCGGGCAAATTTGCAAGGAGCTGTCGCCAGCCAGAACAATGACGCGGGCATCGCCTTCCAGGACATCATTGACTTGTGCATACTAAGTGGCCAGACAACAGGAACCTGGGGGTATAGTGACAACCAATGGTACTGGATTGCCGTCGAGAATGCTTGCTTCACGACAAACACTTCGAGGACTGATGTAATAAGTACGCACGCCGCGCCTTATTGCATCCAGAATCGTGACTCGAGTCTCCCCGACTGCTATCCCGAACCGAAACCGACAAATGGAGGACTCAAAGTCCTGAAAACGGCCAGGACTGCCAATGGGTTTCGCACATCAGCAAGAGGTTGGAATACATATGGTATCCAAGCCCTCAAAAATGGATCAGAAGTTGTGCCATCATTTGCAGGACAATCAGGCTTGGATTACACCCAAGCATTTGTGAAAACTCAATGCAATGTTCTGTCACAACATGAATTCCGATCTGCTGGTTACGATTTATGCAGCCTGGACTCTGGCTGGCAAGCATTTAACTTGGTAGACGAGCACGGGCGGATCATCTACAATAGCACTAGGTTCAACCTACCCGAACTTGGATCTTGGCTACACAAGAGAGGTCTGAAGCTTGGTGTTTACACAACACCGGGTGTGCCCTGTATtgccgagaacaagacgATTCTCGGAACAAAAATCAAGGTTGGATCAGTTTGGAATGGAAACAATGATCAAATCTTTTGCGACTGGGACTTTGACAAAGACGGAGTACAGCAATGGCACGACTCTGTGGTACAACAGTGGGCATCCTGGGGCGTCGACATGATCAAGTTGGATTTTGTTACCCCTGGGAGCCCACAAAATGGAGCAAATTTAGTCTGCGACAGCTCCGGTGCGGTAAAGGCATATCAAAATGCAATCAAGAAATCTGGAAAACAGATCCGGCTCGACATATCATGGAAATTGTGTCGCAACGAGACGTGGTTGGCCGTATGGAGTGGGTTGGCAGAGTCAATGCGAACTGACCAGGACCTGGATAATTATGGCTTCAATACCTTCATGTCTTGGCAGGTCGGTCAACGGGCTATCAATAACTACCGCCAATACATCGGGCTTCAGGCTGAGCGCAAAGTTCCCATTACAATATAcccagacatggacaatCTTTTCGCAGCAAACCCAGAGCACCTAACTGGGGTAAATGACAGCATTCGAACCACAGTCATGAACCATTGGTTAGGTGCTGCAGCAAATTTGGTTCTTGGTTCTGATTTAACGCAGATTGACAGGTTGGGTCGTAAATTGATCACAAGCCCACAATCTATAGCAGCGTCCAAGTTCTTTTCACAGTACCCAATGCAACCTCGCAATCCTGGAACTGGAAGCAATTCTGCGCAGCAACTACAGGCTTGGATTGGCGGGCCGTCGGAAACTGGCAAGGAAGCCTATGTGCTCATCGTCAACTATGGACCTGATCAGGGCTACGGCGGATTCGAAACTCAGATTTTCGGACGACAGAAAGTAACAGTCACTCTGGAAGACTTGGGGATTCAGGGTTCTATATGGGCATTTACTGATGTCTGGGGCGGCAATTCTACTCGAGTGTCG